Within Enterobacter sp. RHBSTW-00175, the genomic segment GTTCCGCGTCTTACTCCACTTTCGGCCATTATAATCAACTTAGCGATCGCGCCAGGGTTTTGATATGCTTGCGCCCCGAACTAAGGGAAAGAGTGATTATGCAGGCCTGGTATTTACTGTATTGCAAACGCGGGCAGCTTCAGCGCGCGCAGGAACATCTTGAACGTCAGTCAGTGCATTGCCTGACGCCGGTGATCACGCTTGAAAAAATGCAGCGTGGGAAACGTGCGATGGTCAGCGAACCTCTTTTCCCGAACTATCTGTTTGTCGAGTTCGACCCGGAAGTGATCCACACCACCACCATCAGCGCCACGCGCGGCGTCAGCCACTTTGTGCGTTTTGGCGCGCACCCGGCAAGAGTTCCGTCAACGGTCATTCACCAGCTTTCGGTCTACCAGCAACCTGAAGATATCACCGATCCAGAAACGCCTTACACCGGTGATGACGTGGTGATCACCGAAGGCGCATTCGAAGGGTTACAGGCCATTTTCTCTGAGCCGGACGGCGAAGCACGCTCCATGCTGTTGCTCAATTTGTTGAACAAGCAGGTACTTCAGAGCGTCAAAAACACCGATTTTCGCAAAATTTAAAACTGCACGCCGAACAGGCGGCGCACGTTGTCATCCGTTTGTTCCGCCAGCCACTGTGGTTCTTCTCTACGCCAGCGCGCCACGCTTTCAACAATATGCCCCAGGAATGCCGGTTCGTTACGTCGTGAAGACGGTTTTGGCGAGAGGTCACGGGGCAAAAGATAAGGCGCGTCCGTTTCAACCAACAGCCGTTCGGCAGGAATAACAGGCAGCAACTCACGCAGCTCCAGCCCACGTCGTTCATCACAAACCCAACCCGTTACCCCCAGATATAGCCCCCGGTTCAGGCAATCCAGGGCTTCCTGTCGGGAGCCGGTAAAGCAGTGCAGTACCGCACCAGGCAGCTTATCCAGCCAGGGTTCAAGCAGCGCCAGAAAACGTTCATGGGCATCACGGCAGTGCATAAACACCGGCATCCCCAGTTCGGCTGCCAGCGCAAGCTGAGCGGTAAAGGCGTGTTCTTGTTCAGAGGGGGTGGAAAAGTTGCGGTTGAAATCCAGCCCGCATTCGCCAATCGCCACCACTTCCGGCGTGTTTGCCAGTGTATGAAGGGTTTCGGCGCTCCCTGCATTCCAGGTACTGCTGTTATGTGGATGCACACCCGCAGTTGACCAGCAGTGCGGATAATGCCGGGCAAGCAGCTGCGCCTGTTCGCTTTCATGCAGGCTGGTTCCCGTCAGCAGCAAGCCTTTCACCCCCGCGGAGAAGGCGCGAGCGACAACGTCATCGCGATCTTTGGCAAACTGAGAGCTGGTGAGGTTAAGGCCGATATCAAACATGTGGTTTCCCATGTAAAAACCGCCCTGACGGGCGGCTGGTTTTACTCTTCAGTGGTCTTGTCTGACTCGTCGTCTTCTTCGCCTTCCTGTGGGCGTCGTTTGCCGACATAGAACCGCGAGAAGAACACACCGACCTCAAACAGACAGTACATCGGTATGGCCAGAAGCGTTTGCGAGAACACATCCGGCGGCGTCAGCAGCATGCCGACCACGAATGCCCCGACCAGAATATACGGGCGTTTCTTACGCAGGTCTTCCGGCGTGGTCACGCCGACCCAGCACAGCAGCACAATCGCCACCGGGACTTCAAACGCCACGCCAAACGCCATAAACAGCGCCATGACAAAGCTGAGGTAGCTGGCGATATCCGTCGATACCTGCACTCCTTCCGGCGCAGTATGCGTCAGGAAGCCAAAGGCCAGAGGGAAGACAACGAAATAAGCAAACGCCATACCGATATAGAACAGCAGCGAACTGGACACCAGCAGCGGGATCACCAGCTTGCGTTCATGTTTGTACAACGCCGGAGCCACAAACGCCCAGACCTGGTACAAAATAACTGGTGCAGCCGCAATCAGCGATACCCAGAAGGTCAGCTTAATGGGGGTAAAGAACGGCGAAGCAACGTCCGTTGCGATCATCGTTGCACCCAGCGGCATTTGCTTAATCAGCGGCGCAGAAACCACCTGGTAGATATCGTTGGCGAAATAGACCAACCCTAAGAAAATGATGCAAACCGCAATAATGCAGTTCAGCAGGCGCTTGCGCAGTTCAATAAGGTGCGCAATAAGCGGTTGAGTATCATCTACTGCCATGTTTACGCTTTATCACTCGACGAGGGGGATGATTCGGAAACAGACGCAGCAGCTTTAGCTTCAGTCGCCGAAGTGTTAACAACGGGCTCTTCCGGCTGCACCTGTTTTTTCACTTCAGGTTCCTGCGGCGTCTGTTCAGGTGCTGCGGCCTGATGCTCTGCGCTGGCAGGGGTCACCCCCTCTCGCTGCGCTTCGCTCTCTTTTACCACCGGGTTATGGATGGTATTCGCTTCATCGCTCGCTTTTTCAGGATCGTTAACGCTGTAAGAGCGTTTCATGGATTCCGCGGCTTCACGCAGTTCATCCATCGAGGCTTTGAGCTCTGGCGTCAGGTTATCCATGCTCGCCTTCTCAACCTTTTTCAGGCTGTCCTGAAACTCCTGAAGCTTAAGCTCCTGCGCCAGCTCGTTTTGTACCGTGGTGGCAAGCGATCGAAGCGCACGCACCCAACCCGCAACCGTTTTTACCGCAACGGGTAAACGCTGCGGGCCCAGCACAATCAGGCCAATCACCAAGACCAGCAGCAGTTCACCAAAACCAATGTCGAACACGAATTACACCTGCTCATTATCGTGGCGTTTAGCGTCTTCCTTTTTGGCTTCATCTTGCTTGTCGGTAATGGATTTCGCAGTAAAGTCAGCATCCTGGCTGGATTTTTTCTGCTTATCTTCATCATCACTCATCGCTTTCTTGAAGCCTTTGATGGACGCGCCGAGGTCGGAACCGATGGAACCGAGCTTTTTGGTGCCAAACAACAGCACGACGATGACGGCAATGATCACCAATTGCCAGATACTGATACCACCCATACATGTTCCTCAGTGATAGATGATTAATTAATCAGGTCGCATTATACGTATGCAACCCGGCGATAGCGACGCAATTTCAGCGCGTTTTTCTCCAGCCCGCAAACCAGACAACCACACCGCCAGCCATCAGCCAGGCAGGCATCATCTGCCAGTCCGGGCGATTGATCAGCAGCAGCGTACCGCTCAGCAACAGTGTCGCACCAATCCCAAAGAGATAACGGGACTGTCCCTGACGAACGCGATTGGACTGAAGCTCGCGGGCGATTTTATCCATGCTGTGCTGAAGGTTCTTGCTCTGACGCAAACTGTCGTAAACCAGTTCAGGTATCTCCGGCATTTTTTCAATCCAGAACGGGGCTTTCTCTTTGAGAGAGCGCACCAGCGCCGGAATGCCGACCTGATCCTTAATCCAGGATTCGAGGAAAGGTTTCGCGGTCTTCCACAAGTCTAACTGAGGATAGAGCTGACGGCCTACGCCCTCAACGTAAAGTAATGTTTTCTGGAGTAAAACTAACTGCGGCTGAACTTCCATATTAAAGCGGCGCGCGGTGTTAAACAGGTTCAGCAAAACATGGCCGAATGAGATTTCCGCCAGCGGTTTTTCGAAAATCGGCTCACACACGGTACGGATAGCGAACTCGAACTCTTCAACGTTAGTATCTGGCGGAACCCAGCCAGAATCCACGTGCAGCTCAGCAACCTTACGATAGTCGCGATTGAAGAATGCGATAAAGTTTTCTGCGAGATAGCGCTTATCTTCTTTGTTCAGAGAGCCCACGATACCGCAGTCAATACCAATGTATTTCGGATTTTCCGGGTGGTCATAGCTGACGAAAATATTGCCCGGGTGCATATCCGCATGGAAGAAGCTGTCTCGGAACACCTGGGTGAAGAACACTTGCACTCCGCGCTCGGCCAGCAGCTTCATGTTGGTTCCCTGGTTTTCGAGAGCCACAACGTCAGATACCGGAATGCCGTAGATACGCTCCATTACCAGCATATTCTGGCTACAGTAGTCAGAGTAGATCTCAGGAACATACAGCATCGGGCTGTCTTCAAAGTTACGGCGCAACTGGATGGCGTTTGCCGCTTCACGTAGCAGGTTGAGCTCATCAATCAGCGTTTTTTCATACTCGCGCACAACTTCCATTGGACGCAGGCGTCGACCATCCGGCAGCAGACGTGGAACCCAGCGCGCAAGGCGGTAGATAAGCTTCATGTCCGCCTTGATAACCGGCAAGATGTCCGGGCGGATCACTTTAATAACGATCTCTTTGCCATTTTCTTTCAGGCGTGCAGTATGCACCTGAGCAATCGAGGCCGATGCCAGCGGCTGAATTTCAAAATCGTCAAACCAGGTTTCAACGGGGATATTCCCCATTGCTTCTTCGATTTGCTGCTTTGCTCGCGCACCGTCAAAAGGCGCTACGCGATCCTGCAATAACGCCAGCTGATCGGCGATTGTAGGCGGGAAGAGATCCCGACGGGTGGAGAGCATCTGCCCAAACTTGATCCATACCGGGCCAAGCTCCTGCAACGCCAGACGCAGGCGTTCACCCAGCGGCTGATCCTTGTGGCGATTTGGCATCCAGAACAACATCCGTCGCCAGATTCGAAGCGGCAGAGTGATACGCATTTTGGGGATAAGCTCGTCGAGCCCGTAACTCAAAAAGGTGTGGACGATAAAATAGAGGCGCCGAATTTCACCAGGCGTCATTTGCCCTCCAGTTTTTCCAGCCGTTTGGTTAGCGCGTCAACCGCACGTTCGACAGCAGCAGTTTCTTCCGCAAACCATGCCACTTCAAGCGGCCCCGGAGCCATGCGCCACTCTTCGGTCAACACTTCTGCCGCGTAGCGCTGTTGGCGCTGAACAGTTTTGCGCAGAAATGCCGAACCACCATGAATGACTTTGCTGATCCCTTCGGCGGCGATGTCGCCAATATAAGGTGCAAGCAACTCTGCCGGGTCGAACTCGGCAAGATCGCTTAACGCAACGAAGTTCTGCACGACCTGAATGTCACCTTCGACTTCCAGCTCGCCGCTACGGATAAGCGCAGTCAGCTGCTGGCGGTCGCGCAGTTTGGGCACCACGCTCATATGCGTGATGACCGAGCAGTCGGCCTCACCTTCCCACTCACCCAAAACATCAAGCTGGCGCTCACTGAACACCAGCACCAGCGGCGTAGAGAACTCTTTTAAAACAATACGTAACACCTTTCCGTTGAGCCGCTGACGCGCAGTTTTTAGCGCCGAATCACGGTACAGAAAGGCATTCAGAGCATTCTCGATGCCTGCGGTGACTAAGGGTTTAAATGGCACGGGATACCTCCACTCAGAACTTGTAACCGCGATGCAGCGCGACGACACCCGCCGTCATGTTGAAGTATTCAACGTTTTCAAAAGCGGCATCCTGCATCATTGCTTTTAAGGTGTCCTGATCCGGGTGCATTCGGATAGATTCAGCCAGATAGCGATAGCTTTCGGCATCGTTCGCCACCAACTCACCAATACGCGGCAGCACGTGGAACGAATAGGCATCGTAGGCTTTACTCAGCGGCTCGATAATCGGTTTGGAGAATTCGAGCACCAGCAGGCGTCCACCCGGCTTCAGCACGCGGTACATGGAACGCAGCGCCTTGTCTTTCTCGGTGACGTTACGCAGGCCAAACGAGATGGTGATGCAGTCAAAAGTGTTGTCCGGGAACGGCAGCGCTTCAGCGTTCGCCTGTACATATTCAACATTACCCACAACGCCGATGTTACGCAGCTTCTCACGTCCCATTTTCAGCATGGAGTCGTTAATATCTGCCAGCACCACGCGACCGGTTTCGCCAACCAGACGTGAAAACTTCGCCGTCAAGTCGCCTGTACCTCCCGCTAAATCCAGCACCGTTTGCCCACGACGCACACCGCTACAGTCGATGGTGAAGCGTTTCCACAAGCGATGAATGCCGAATGACATCAAGTCATTCATCACATCGTACTTCGCCGCCACGGAATGAAATACGTGGGCCA encodes:
- the ubiE gene encoding bifunctional demethylmenaquinone methyltransferase/2-methoxy-6-polyprenyl-1,4-benzoquinol methylase UbiE; the protein is MVDDSQDTTHFGFQTVAKAQKADMVAHVFHSVAAKYDVMNDLMSFGIHRLWKRFTIDCSGVRRGQTVLDLAGGTGDLTAKFSRLVGETGRVVLADINDSMLKMGREKLRNIGVVGNVEYVQANAEALPFPDNTFDCITISFGLRNVTEKDKALRSMYRVLKPGGRLLVLEFSKPIIEPLSKAYDAYSFHVLPRIGELVANDAESYRYLAESIRMHPDQDTLKAMMQDAAFENVEYFNMTAGVVALHRGYKF
- the ubiJ gene encoding ubiquinone biosynthesis protein UbiJ; the encoded protein is MPFKPLVTAGIENALNAFLYRDSALKTARQRLNGKVLRIVLKEFSTPLVLVFSERQLDVLGEWEGEADCSVITHMSVVPKLRDRQQLTALIRSGELEVEGDIQVVQNFVALSDLAEFDPAELLAPYIGDIAAEGISKVIHGGSAFLRKTVQRQQRYAAEVLTEEWRMAPGPLEVAWFAEETAAVERAVDALTKRLEKLEGK
- the tatC gene encoding Sec-independent protein translocase subunit TatC codes for the protein MAVDDTQPLIAHLIELRKRLLNCIIAVCIIFLGLVYFANDIYQVVSAPLIKQMPLGATMIATDVASPFFTPIKLTFWVSLIAAAPVILYQVWAFVAPALYKHERKLVIPLLVSSSLLFYIGMAFAYFVVFPLAFGFLTHTAPEGVQVSTDIASYLSFVMALFMAFGVAFEVPVAIVLLCWVGVTTPEDLRKKRPYILVGAFVVGMLLTPPDVFSQTLLAIPMYCLFEVGVFFSRFYVGKRRPQEGEEDDESDKTTEE
- the tatB gene encoding Sec-independent protein translocase protein TatB encodes the protein MFDIGFGELLLVLVIGLIVLGPQRLPVAVKTVAGWVRALRSLATTVQNELAQELKLQEFQDSLKKVEKASMDNLTPELKASMDELREAAESMKRSYSVNDPEKASDEANTIHNPVVKESEAQREGVTPASAEHQAAAPEQTPQEPEVKKQVQPEEPVVNTSATEAKAAASVSESSPSSSDKA
- the tatD gene encoding 3'-5' ssDNA/RNA exonuclease TatD — translated: MFDIGLNLTSSQFAKDRDDVVARAFSAGVKGLLLTGTSLHESEQAQLLARHYPHCWSTAGVHPHNSSTWNAGSAETLHTLANTPEVVAIGECGLDFNRNFSTPSEQEHAFTAQLALAAELGMPVFMHCRDAHERFLALLEPWLDKLPGAVLHCFTGSRQEALDCLNRGLYLGVTGWVCDERRGLELRELLPVIPAERLLVETDAPYLLPRDLSPKPSSRRNEPAFLGHIVESVARWRREEPQWLAEQTDDNVRRLFGVQF
- the tatA gene encoding Sec-independent protein translocase subunit TatA yields the protein MGGISIWQLVIIAVIVVLLFGTKKLGSIGSDLGASIKGFKKAMSDDEDKQKKSSQDADFTAKSITDKQDEAKKEDAKRHDNEQV
- the rfaH gene encoding transcription/translation regulatory transformer protein RfaH, producing the protein MQAWYLLYCKRGQLQRAQEHLERQSVHCLTPVITLEKMQRGKRAMVSEPLFPNYLFVEFDPEVIHTTTISATRGVSHFVRFGAHPARVPSTVIHQLSVYQQPEDITDPETPYTGDDVVITEGAFEGLQAIFSEPDGEARSMLLLNLLNKQVLQSVKNTDFRKI
- the ubiB gene encoding ubiquinone biosynthesis regulatory protein kinase UbiB, with product MTPGEIRRLYFIVHTFLSYGLDELIPKMRITLPLRIWRRMLFWMPNRHKDQPLGERLRLALQELGPVWIKFGQMLSTRRDLFPPTIADQLALLQDRVAPFDGARAKQQIEEAMGNIPVETWFDDFEIQPLASASIAQVHTARLKENGKEIVIKVIRPDILPVIKADMKLIYRLARWVPRLLPDGRRLRPMEVVREYEKTLIDELNLLREAANAIQLRRNFEDSPMLYVPEIYSDYCSQNMLVMERIYGIPVSDVVALENQGTNMKLLAERGVQVFFTQVFRDSFFHADMHPGNIFVSYDHPENPKYIGIDCGIVGSLNKEDKRYLAENFIAFFNRDYRKVAELHVDSGWVPPDTNVEEFEFAIRTVCEPIFEKPLAEISFGHVLLNLFNTARRFNMEVQPQLVLLQKTLLYVEGVGRQLYPQLDLWKTAKPFLESWIKDQVGIPALVRSLKEKAPFWIEKMPEIPELVYDSLRQSKNLQHSMDKIARELQSNRVRQGQSRYLFGIGATLLLSGTLLLINRPDWQMMPAWLMAGGVVVWFAGWRKTR